TGCGCCGCGCGCAAGGCTCAGGCTCACGCCGTCAAAGCTTTTTGCATGGTTGTCGTCCATGTATTTGTGCATGCCCGCGTGGGCCAGCGTGCCCTCAAAAATCACCATGCTGAGCCCGGCGTACAGGCTCGACACAAAGAAATACACCGGCAACCACGTGGAATACCAGAGAGGGTGCATCTTTGAGGGAACCATCACATACAGCCCGCCCAGCGACGACTGGTGCAGGGTGGAAAGTATGATACCCAGAGCCACCAGCGGCATAACCAGCTTCATGAGCATGGCGCGCAGTTTTTGCCAGCCCAGCCATTCGCAGGGAATCACAAACCACAGCACGGCCATGACGCACAGGTAAAAGAACTCACATACGCCCACGGTAAACAGCAGCGAGGTCGTGCCCTGCGAAACGAACACAGGGTACGGCAGACGCCACGGTTGGCCCACATCATACAGCAGGTCGGCAATGACAAAGGCATAGCCGAAAAATGCCGTGGTCAGGGCGGGCCGCCACATGGAGCGCAGATTGCTGAAGCCGAAGATGTAGTAGCCTGCAGCCAGCGTAAAACCGCCAGCAGCCAGGGCAACCCCGCACAGCAGGTCAAAGCCGATCCACAGGCCCCAGGGGTAGTAATCGTCAAGATTGGTAACCGCGCCAATTCCCCAGCCAAAACGCATGACCGTAGCCACTGCTCCGCAAAACAGAATAATGGCGGTAATGATGTTGCCCGGCGTGTTGAGCAGGCCAAGCGTATTTTTCAGCAGTTTCGAAGGCTTCAGCATTGTCCGCCTCCCTGGCCCTTTTCAGGATTATGGTCAGCGGGCTTGCTGCCACAGGCCTCTGCATGGGTGTCAGTGCAGCCCTGGTCTTTCGCCTGCTGCGCGCCCTCGCGGCGGGCCTGCTCCACCATTTTTTTGTAATGTTTGCTCATGGAATACGCGCCGCCCAAAATCACCGGCCACACGCCCGCAATTACGGCAATGGAACCGAGCATGCCCCGAGTGAGCTCTGGCGCTGAAACGGCGGGAACGTCCGGCTGTCCCAGCTCGGCATGCGGCACAGGCGAAAGGTACAGCCAATTGGTGCCGCCCATTTCGTGCTCGCCGTAAATGTGGTCTTCGTACATGCCGGGGTTGTCCATGATACGGCGGCGGGCCAGCGTGATCAGGTCGCTGCGCCTGCCAAAAATCAGGGCTTCCTTGGGGCAGGCCTCCACACAGCCGGGCAGCTGCCCTTCCTTGAGGCGTGGGGCACACATGGTGCACTTGTACACCAACGGATTCCAGGCATTGTTGTAATCATATGCAGGCACGTAAAAAGGACAGGCCATCATGCAGTAGCGGCAACCCACGCACAGCTTGGGATTGTACACCACCGGCCCCTGCTCTGTTTTTACAAACGCCTTTACAAAGCAGGCCGAAGCACAGGCCGGTTCCTGACAGTGGTTGCACTGCAATTTGCGAAACACGGGCGCGTGCCCCTGCGGCTCATATCTGTTGACCACCGTATAGGCCTTGAATGTTGGCCTGCGGATCTGGCCGAATACCGAAGGGTCGTCAACGGGCTTTTCCAGTGGGGGCAGCACGTCTGCATTGACCTTCTGACAGCCTTCCTCGCACTTGCGGCAGCCGATGCAGCGTACCGAATCATGCAGTACGCCCACGGCATCGGGGCTTCCGTCATAGGCAAACCGGGCGGCCCCGGCTGTGCCGGGAAGCGCGGCACCAGCCACGCCGCCCAGGCCCAATATTTTCAAAAACTGTCTGCGCCGCATGGCGATCCTCCCCTGCTTGCGCATTGCATCATTTCATGCCCCACTTCTGCCATGGAGCAAGCCGCCAAGGCGGCGCCGAAAACACGCACCCTGCGGCTATGGGCTGGCAATGGCGCCCACATCCTCATTTTCTGCCAGAAAGGCAGCGTAATCCTCATCGAGATACAGCGTGGAATACAGATACACCGTGCCAACGGAACTTTCCGTAAACCTGATGTCCTCGTATTCCGGGTTTTCAGCCATATCGCGCAGGCACTGCTGCAAGGCCTCGGCCTCAAAAAGAAAGGGCGGATACTCAAATATTTCAAGGGCCACAGGCCGGGGGTAGTCGCGCGAACTGTCGCGCACCACACTGGCGACCTGCACCATCCTGTTGTTGCCGGTGGAAAGAATACGGGCATACAGGCTGCTCATCTGCGGCCTGTAATGGTAGTATTCCTTGCCGTCCCAGGCGGTGAAAACCGTCACCTCGTCGTTTTCGGCCAGCAGCTCGCCCAGCAGGGCCGCCGCGTAGGCGGCTTCCACCATCCGGGGGGCGGCTGCAACCTGTTCAGGCCCAGATGCCGGTACGGATTCTGTTACCTGCTCCACAGCATGTTCTGGCGCTGCCAGCGCCTCTGCTGGGTGCAGCAGAGAGGTAAGCAATTCCCTGCGGCTCAGCAGACGGCGGGTTTTGCGCAGGCCCGGCACTTCCGGGTCTGGGGCCGAACCGGGCTGGGCCTTTTCCATGGCCTTGATACGAGCCATGTCTGCGGCCACGGCCTGCGAATCCGGTCCTTCAAAACGGGGATCTGGCAGACTTTCCAGTTCTTCGCGCACCTGGGCCACGGTAACGGGCGGCGTTGCTGCCGCACGCTCCACAAATGCCGCCAGCAGTTCTTCGACCGTTACAAGGCGCTCATCGCTGCTGAAATCGGCCAGCGTTTCCACCAGCAGCACCTTGTCGGCGCTACGCTGGTTTACCAGCACGGTGTCGTCGCATTGCACAGTCGGCTGCATTTCCGGGGCATGGCCTGTTTGCTCCACGTTCGGGACAGCGTGACCAGCTTGCTCCAAATTGGGGGCGGCATGGTCGCCCCCGCCAAGGGGAGCGACCATCTGCACCTGATTCTGGTTACTCATAGACTCTCCAAGGTTACGCGCCGGGGACCAGCTTTTCCTTGGTCATGGTATCGGCCACATCGTTGAGGCCCAACGAACGGTACTGGTTCGCTGTGGGCAGGCCGGACTTTACGTCCCAGCCCTGCACTTCGTAGAACAGGTCGAGACTCTTTTCGATATCGGCCTTGTCCATACGAATGGTGCCCTTGGTGAAGGGGGCCTTGTCTTTTTTGTCTTCAAACAGCCAGTTGGGGTACTGGTCGTGCTTTTTGCGCATGTCTGCCGTCTGCATCTGGCGCGCGGTATAGGCGCGGTGCAGGTTAAAGGCGCGCTCAGCGCAGCGGTCCAGTTCCTTTACGTCCAGATTATGACCGGTAAGGACCCTATAATACTTGCTTTCAAGGCTGTTATCGCCCATGTAGCCGTCCTGTTTGTTGGGGCTGGAAATCCACGGCCCCATCCAGTTGCAGAACGAAAGCATGTCGTGCAGTTCCTTGCGCTCGATGGACCACTTGGCGCGGATCATCTTGTACTTGTTGGTGGGCTTGTAGTCGCCGATGGCGTCCACCGCATCGGCAGAACCCCAGAAGTGCTCTGCAAGGCGCTTTTGCACATCAATGGGCAGGCCGCTGCGCACAAAGTTGCAGTTGGAGTGGCACATGGGATCGCGGTTGTACTGGGTGTTGATGACGCACCCGGTCTGACCGTCGTCTTCGTTGGCGTGGTGCTTGGGATGCCCCATCTTCCAGTAGACGGTACGGTGGTCGTCCTTCCATTTTTCTTCGGGAATACC
The Desulfovibrio sp. DNA segment above includes these coding regions:
- the nrfD gene encoding NrfD/PsrC family molybdoenzyme membrane anchor subunit, with amino-acid sequence MLKPSKLLKNTLGLLNTPGNIITAIILFCGAVATVMRFGWGIGAVTNLDDYYPWGLWIGFDLLCGVALAAGGFTLAAGYYIFGFSNLRSMWRPALTTAFFGYAFVIADLLYDVGQPWRLPYPVFVSQGTTSLLFTVGVCEFFYLCVMAVLWFVIPCEWLGWQKLRAMLMKLVMPLVALGIILSTLHQSSLGGLYVMVPSKMHPLWYSTWLPVYFFVSSLYAGLSMVIFEGTLAHAGMHKYMDDNHAKSFDGVSLSLARGASLLLMGYFVIKIGGLTLDNGWKHVFSGYGMLWLLEMALVIVPAFMFAVGVRERRYGLIRVAAGLSVFGVMLNRMDVSLVAYNYNLPSQLKYFPSLGEITLSLFMLVGLVTVYRFVCAKMPVLRDHPDYKPEA
- the hmcB gene encoding sulfate respiration complex iron-sulfur protein HmcB — translated: MRRRQFLKILGLGGVAGAALPGTAGAARFAYDGSPDAVGVLHDSVRCIGCRKCEEGCQKVNADVLPPLEKPVDDPSVFGQIRRPTFKAYTVVNRYEPQGHAPVFRKLQCNHCQEPACASACFVKAFVKTEQGPVVYNPKLCVGCRYCMMACPFYVPAYDYNNAWNPLVYKCTMCAPRLKEGQLPGCVEACPKEALIFGRRSDLITLARRRIMDNPGMYEDHIYGEHEMGGTNWLYLSPVPHAELGQPDVPAVSAPELTRGMLGSIAVIAGVWPVILGGAYSMSKHYKKMVEQARREGAQQAKDQGCTDTHAEACGSKPADHNPEKGQGGGQC